CCTTACATGTTCAGGATCTTCGGAACCCGACCCATTTAGGATGGCTGTTCTTATCGTCCTTTCAGCGACGACGACCGGCTTTAAGTCTAGGTCTTCCTTGTACATCACTGAGAGGACTTAAAAAGCTTTCGAGTCCAAGACTAAGATGATGCATGATGGAAGGAGCTGAAATGGGTGAAGAGCGTTGCTTCCGGAGGCAAGAACTGGAGGTCTTGGACACACTCAAAGCAGCTCTCCAACTCTACCTCCACAACTTCAACTTCATCGTCTTCACTCTCTTCACTTCCATCCCGCTATTTACTTTGTCAGTATACTATGAAATAATCGTCCACAAGACCCTGTACGAAGTTTCAGAGTCCTTCGGAGGAACTCTCGCTCACTCATATGACCTCGATAGGCCTCGATTAGTTAGTTTCGCAGAGACTCTTCCCAAGATCATCCGAGTTTTTCTGCTTTACTTGGTGCCGTACCATCTCGTAGACCTCTTCAGCTTAGTCTTGACGGTCGATGCGGCATCGGATCTGATCGGTGCAGAGGAGGAGCCGGCCAGTCTCAAGAACGTCACCCTGAAAGCTCTCAAGAAGGCCCGGTTCAGAGGCCCCTTCATCACATCCCTGTACGTTCACTTGTTCTCCATCTGTACTTTCATTGGGCTGATGTGGCTAGTCGTAAATCACCAGGTTCTATTAAAGGTCGTGTTCTCCTCTCCCTACTGGGAAAGAGGGTACTTCGGAGAAGCCTGGTTGGGTATAGTCCATGGAGTGGCTTTCATGGCCCTGCTCATGAAGTACATGGACTGGAGTGCTGAGTGGAACATGGGTCTGGTCGTTTCAATCTTGGAGGACTCGTATGGGAGTGAAGCGATGGAGGTCGCTGCTTACTTGAGCAAAGGGAACAATAAAAAGGGTGCTCTTCTGATGTTGGTGTTCTTCTTGTGGGGACTCTGTCTGAGGTTGCCATGCCTCTACGGCAAGTGTAGCGAGAGAAATGGTGGGGTTTTGGTCATTAGCGTGGGGATGTGTCTGGTTTGTGTGGGGAATGTGTTCAAGTGGACAACTTGCTTGCTGTACTTCAATGAGTGCAAGAAGAGGGTTATGGAGAAGAAGTTtgatgaggaagaagggaagggtGTTGTGCAAGCGATGGTGCAGGAGAAGACGAGAGTCGTGCATTCAGAAGCTGAAGCTGTTGGCAGTGCCTGAACCGTACAACGCGGTCTCTGCTTTTGCAAAGATCTGCAATTCTGTACTAATCTTTATCCTTTTCATGCGAGAAAGAACCAGTCGATGGATATGTGTTCAAGTATAAGATCAAATGGAATCCCGAAATCACGCGTGAAATTTGTCTAGTCACTTTCTCTTACGTCTCCTAGTCAACTGACGGATTGCTTAGGTCTTGGTTGGTATTTGGCTATTAGTCATGTCAAATGTTCATGGGCCCGAACCATATTTTTCCAGTCTGAACCAATAATGTAAGGTCTCGGGTTTTACCGGGTCATGCACTCTGATTTTAGGAGTCTAGACGATGGGgacagaaaaatgaaaattttgcttACAATCTCTAAAGGACTTTCATGTAACTTTAGCTTAGAGGGAATCATCTTATTCAGAAGCAGGCCGTGGAAACTAAGGGTGGGCGGTTACAAATTTTGTACAAGTTCATCTCGAACCTATAATTTATTTACTAGAAtagattcctcattttttagaatttggaatttATACTACATATCCTAGAACTAGAACTTATCTTGTTACGGGTTCTAAGATTGGTTTCAAAGTCTACTTAGGTTtcacatatattattaattgaacgattgtaataaattaaaacctttaataattacttatggCTACAATTCACTGGCTATAAAGACATATGGAAAATATGaacatcaataaaataaaaatcttagtCACAAAATGGAAATTCGAATTAGTGTttccaaattatatatttatcatcGAATGACATAAAATATCGTAAGATCacatgaaaaaataaacaaaaaaaaagcattaaaatttatttcaggTTTCAAATCATTCCTACTAAGAACCTGGAACTTATCCATTAAAACAAGTTCCTCATcttttgaaacttgaaatttaCCTTGTATGTTCTCACCGATTTGGTTATTAAGTTTTAGATTCTACATTAAAACTATGCTCACCCTTAATGGAAACTGAGAAATCctcaaaaaaagtttttttcttttttaatcccCATTCAATAACAATTTACTTTGTCATCTTCACCTTCGCcacttccctccctctcttggCCTTCCCGGTCTTCTACTTCTATGAAGTCCTTGACAGACAATCACTAAGCCATGGACATGATAAGCTGCCCCTTGATTATTTCAATAACCTCCCGCAAATTCTTAGAGATATTACCTGAAAAATTGTTAGGATTAGACACATAAACCCAATGAAATTGAGAATAAAGGcgaggaagagaaatcgagaCACAAGATATAATTTGGTTCATCATTAAATTAAGGGCTATATTCAACAAATGATTCTACTTTAATTAACACCTTCCACCTCTTTGTTACAACTATAAATTATAGGAGAGAATTTATACATACTTAATGATTATTCATGGACTTAAGCCAAAATTATAAAAGCCTTTTGGCATTGTGGGGCATTACCCCTACAACCCTGCTTGCTCATCAAGAGTGGAACTCTTGTGCATTTTTGTTAATAGGGAATATGAATCACacctcacaaaaaaaaaattaaattagtttaaCTAAATCTATTTTGACTGGTTTCTCTTCATCTCCTGGAGTTCTTTATTGTGAAAATTATCATCAAACTGGCATTGAAAATTACACGGGTAGGCCAATGATGTCTCTAAGGAAAGACGACGAGCTGACCAATTCAAGAGTCCAAGCTAATGAGGGCTCTTATCACTTCAGTGTATTCTTGGCCAAGTTGTCCCCTAATGGGGCTACTGCGGTCGTCCACAAACGACTACAAGCTTAAGAAATCATATGGAGATGTGCTTTTCGCTATAATACATGGGGATGCCTCCATAGCCTCCCCTCCCTAGCCCTGTTAAGGAAGCACTTGGAATTGAGTGCCGAACGGAACACGAATGTCGGGATCATGGTTTTGGAGGATGTCCCTGGATTTCAAGCATCAGCACCCTCAGCTCTCTTTAGCAAaggtgttgggaataacggatccccgaaaagtggattcgacactaaattgaacccctaaatcaatgcggaagacaaagcccgggaaaaacacgtatcaccgatcgtaaagcacaccacagattcgagcgtaccttgtttgccacagattagacaccgatgccgataagaggaagagaatttggccctaTTCGATCCAATGACGCCCTGAAGGGAAGACAGTGTCGCcgtttgcttactgttctttttggagggagagagaatgttGGAGAGGATGTACGTACGTTATGCACCAAAAGgtgcgtcctctctctctctctcatcccttttataccttcccccatccacgggccctattcccgtgggccgggccttttgggcccagcatgggcggacgggccttaagcccatcaccaattaaaaccatcatctcccacttgcacatggtgggctgaacatgattctctttacctctcttcaacattcataccggtgaataatccgtgcgaccagcatactttgagagctcgttgccatacatctgttaggaatatatagcagctcataatgggcatcacactccgagtagatttagtatgcagtaccctagatcgatcaatcacatttatatctctcttgatctcttttcaacaatgatatatatatatatatatatatatatatatatatatatatatatatgtattcacaattatgattatcccaaagatagtcataattggttaatcggtgaatacaaaactacaatgtgattctcaaaattcaatcttcctcttcccttcaaactctcaatttcagttcagcttgcttttctagaaatgtcccattagattgaatcaactcatgaccattggcaacatcctaagatagcaaacactaaatagaaatcttgagaataagtaagagttatgagggcactaaaattgaggaactcttttcctcaaaagtctcatacgtcataaaagttgagatcaaactttttaccactcttattggtcgtctcatgcatacgtagtatgaaatacgtattacggtattaactcctttcccatagagcgtatgtctacactttcaatactgtacatatgatagttcagacatacctaatgtctaacttgagttcacgtatctactcattcacaaaatttatcagaactcacatctggcatcatagacagataaagtaaaatatgtggggtattttactttcggacatagtaaatattatgttctCATCtcaacacccagttaaggcgacatacgtattttaagcttgagctctcgattatcacctagataataagcttaaaaacaatctcatctctatttatcacatagtaaatagatgcgattacccgtgtgagtgggctaatcttatatctgtccgacatactttctcaagtTAAAGTAATGcattgagcattaagatgcataaagatcaaacaaagattcataggcattaatgatgaaaaacacaaattcatcaaatgtgaacacttcagggaaattacaatccagtacatcagactctatgCAATCATAGAGATTTTatatgaccacaaaacacatctctaggtattggctttttcataggatttgctaccattctatgcgtagtatgtactctaagttcacatctttttgtgcaatcatatccttgacaaaaatatacttggtatctatatgtttggtcttgccatgatattttggatctttggtgtacgcttttgctgcttggctatcacagttaaccaataacaaatctgcagcacttccaataacacctaaatgatccaataatctcttaagccaaacatcttcttatactgctgctgataatgccacgaacttagtttccatcgtggacaaggctatacacttttgtttcttattgctccaacatatggtgccattatttggtaagaaaacaaacccagaggtagattttctttcatttaaatctcctctccaatcagcatcgaatagcctttgagttgcggATCCTTtctataataactcaacgtataatcagcagtcccctttagataccttagtattcatttaacggctttccaacatgcttgacctggattggattggtatctactcaccattccaactgcataacatatgtcaagtcttgtacacatcatagcgtacatcaagctcccaacagcactagcataaggaacatgtttcatttgttcattctcttgtggagtccttggacacagtctatgactcaatccttcaccttttgcaataggagtgtcaatgggtttacaatcccatatccttcaattcaaaattggaagacaaccaacttttgacagtattgacaagctccatattgcttccggcaattagtatatcatcaacatataatgatatgatcacaaaaattgatcattggatcttttgatatatacataatgatcctcatctatcattgtaaaatcatatgccattatggcattatgaaatcgtatataccattgtcttgacgactgcttaaggccatatatcgacctcaaaagtcgacataccttttcttcttggcctttcactatgaaaccagcatgttgtttcatatatattcctttctctaattctccattgatgaaagcagtctttacatccatttgatgtaactcaagatccagactagccactattgccagaataatgcgaatcgaggtaaatctcattataggagaaaatgtatcttcataatcaattccttcctgttgattatacccatttgccacaaggcgagccttatgcctttctatcgagccatcagcctttcgctttattttgagaacccacttgttcccaataactTTGCGTCctattggaagatcaaccagttccaaacttggtttgacttcattgactttatttcctctttcattgcataaatccatttttccttactagggccattcagagcctcattaatatttcttggctcatccttatctcatggagcaattataaaagtttccccttcaatgtcaaaacgtcgacggggaatactttggcgacttgttcactatatgggagattgtacatttagcacatcattccccatcatgctcccactcggattagataatgacgatatcatatcatcatgtggttgtaattgagaatgaattgaatttaattcatcacttctcatattactcccattTGGATGAacttcattaatatcattatcttgatccaaggtttcaaataggggtaatctttccctatttcgcccttcttaggaaattcatccactaagaatgtgacatcctgtgattcaaattcagttatactccaactttcctgctcacctatgaacacataccctttcgagtattCAGAGTgtctcatgaaaatactcttatttcctttgggacctaatttcccaaacttgtgagaggactcatgagtataggcagcacaaccccataacttaagaaaacttaagtccggttttctacctgtccataactcatatggagtggaactaactaatttagaaggcacccggttaagtatataggcagcagttaacaacgcatcacttcaaaaagtgataggtaagttagcatgcgccatcatggacctaaccatttccagtagggttctgtttcttctctccgcaacaccattttgttgaggagtatatggaatagacaactgtctttctattccattttcatcacataattttctgaactcatcagataaatattctcgacctcgatcggatctaaatatttttattttcttgtctaattgattttcaactaagttcataaaccttttgaaacaacataatgcttcagatttatgagaaatcaaatagacatatccgaatcgagtataatcatctataaaagtgatgaaataaacagccccatgccttcttctcacattcattgaaccacagacatcataatggattaaatgcagaggaaattcagctctttatcttttccaaatggtttccttgtcattttccctactaggcaatgctcatatctgggcaaatcgactttttcaatgttgcccaacaagccatttttggctagtctattcatatgttgttggccaatatgaccaagtctagcatgccacataatcacatcattatcatatgaattagaagacgtgaaacaagagaaaaacaaatatttacatcaccacagtcaacatatagtacaatgaaaccatccagaaagtgaccacaaccatagtagtttgtattcaaatacaaatctacacatctattatggaagttcatataaaaaacaagtttaaccaacaccaaaacagatgttaaatttcgacgaatctctagagcatatggaacgtcatgtaggaacaagatgCCTctaccacgcatgttcaattggcaggtgtcaatccctttaacttcatttctggagttatatctcacatagatccacttagttccagtcggtatcgtcggaattccacgaagaattctctatccttcgctacatggtctgtctttcctgaatctacagtccacaaaggattggatttagccaataattcagaacttgacacataatcaaagttctcaaatgtacaagaggtgtgtaccttctttggctcacgacagtcgtgagcatagtgaccattcttgtcacaattgtaacacctcacccttgacattttcttcacttgaggacgttttcctctcttgtgttggttaactcttgatctcttgcaataaggacttgatcctttgctttcccacatattgaacgaatcaatacgtttgcgcttagagctcaaaagccctttctgagctagaaccagcattgcaaatatctattttcggctcacatgccgtcaagcggtcctctaccagctcaaggtggcgcacagcatcctcaagatcttccataacatggtcaagagcttctagtgcttcttgcttttccagcacatattgaatcttcatattcaatatttcacaattgttgccgttcacatcagcaattacgttcttagttgctgaatccatCAATCAAACACATcggacatatatgcacgaataattaatgcctatcatttatgtatCCCTTTTGCACtgagacccatcatattaatgaacaatttcaagtaaggttttagaatcaaaaggtcactacgtttccaatcatcctccaaaaatcctaacttaaaactatcattaatatgattgtcatatgcaaaatcaattctatgaaactagaaaaacttctaaactacccacagctaattaccaattaacagaaagcaacaaataattgacatccaatgaaataataatgctttcaactaatacaacaattcattacactaagtaatatatccaaaaaagaaatatcaacatagaaagagatattcatcactcaaaaacatctcaaactaatctaagaaataaatagggaaagtcccttctaatctatcagtcaaagtatctgagaaaactgaaggcacatttgccaactatggaaaaaattttggagagctctcatgtcgccaccaaggcgcattcactttgcgccatgtggcgctcaatctaagggttgaagttttggccaactcaatcctatagtactcttttacaaaagcttccactagccccctgtaaaccgggaccacgttgacctcccatagccgatctaacactgcttgctattcaggtggaagagtgttcatcaaagccggcaccttctcaaagttcggcataagataaccattccgatGATTTCTGTATAATCGATTGatcttgaccatgtgtgatactaaatcaccatcaagccaccgataatcagctaactctttcatcagcctttttagtttagctcttccttcgtccgttctcgggattgcggtatccgtgcataacgcatcatagttcccgcaacaaatgcggactaaaatggatcacttttaatccataataaacaaaatggaaaatacataattttccatgattcatgcaacaaatacagaataaaaatggattacctctaacccacacagatataattgaaaaagaaacaaattcttctttttttttttttttttttttttttttcgggtcaacggtcaaagtcaatggtcaacggtcaggtcgtcggaccggtcgggacggtcggaccggtcggccGGTTTGAGCGAATGGACGGCACGTGCCGCACGCGTGTGCGGGCTGGCCGACGTCACGTAGACGTCAGTCGGCACGTGCCGCGTCCGCGGTTCGGGTCGGGCGGGTCGCCGAGTCGGGTTGGGTCGCTAGTGACCGCCCCGGCGAAAACGTCGTGTgcgcgtcatcgatgacgtcaccctagcggttactaaccattgggtgacgtcatgctgacaTTAGCACGCGTCGGTT
The nucleotide sequence above comes from Eucalyptus grandis isolate ANBG69807.140 chromosome 2, ASM1654582v1, whole genome shotgun sequence. Encoded proteins:
- the LOC104435639 gene encoding uncharacterized protein LOC104435639 yields the protein MGEERCFRRQELEVLDTLKAALQLYLHNFNFIVFTLFTSIPLFTLSVYYEIIVHKTLYEVSESFGGTLAHSYDLDRPRLVSFAETLPKIIRVFLLYLVPYHLVDLFSLVLTVDAASDLIGAEEEPASLKNVTLKALKKARFRGPFITSLYVHLFSICTFIGLMWLVVNHQVLLKVVFSSPYWERGYFGEAWLGIVHGVAFMALLMKYMDWSAEWNMGLVVSILEDSYGSEAMEVAAYLSKGNNKKGALLMLVFFLWGLCLRLPCLYGKCSERNGGVLVISVGMCLVCVGNVFKWTTCLLYFNECKKRVMEKKFDEEEGKGVVQAMVQEKTRVVHSEAEAVGSA